The Megalops cyprinoides isolate fMegCyp1 chromosome 15, fMegCyp1.pri, whole genome shotgun sequence region CAGGCATTTTGATCACCATTCTTTACAGTTCATTACAGTCATCCCAGGGCACACAGGACCGGCTGTCCTTTCTTCCGCTCTGAGTCAGAACTGAAAGGACAAAATGCACATTCCAGAAGGCAGTGAAGCATCTCTTTCACAACCTCAGGTAACATAAAGCCatgcagtgtgatgtcatctggACATTGTGTGTCCACACTGCAGGCTCCAGGTTTCAGCgtgtttttttctccaggtGTGGACATTAGATGTATGAGTTCTCATTTCCTTTTCTACGATTTCTACTTGCATAATGAGGCATTAAGGCTTTTAAGCAAGTCAGTTGCCACCAACATATTGAGGATTATTCTGCTGCTTTCACGGTGCCAAACTGTGAGCCAGCCTGGGTGTCCCAGCCTGTAAATCCTGCTGGGTGAGAGGCCATGCCACTCCGTGCCCCTGCTGCAGACTTTTAAAAGGAATTTCATTCACAGTAACATGAAAGTAGTTGGGCTAATCATGCAGAAAACCATACtgtggcagtgtggtatagAACAGGAGAAAACAGGAGTGAACGGAATTTGAAACTagaaggttgtaggtttgaaCCTTCTAACAAGTCTTTCCCCAAACTTCTCCTATAAATCTGTAAACTGTGGAAGTTGTCTTGGACAAGATCATCAGTCATCACCTAACACTGCCAACCTTGCCTCCCAGGTAGACCAGGTGTATAGATGTGAGGCTGGACTGAGACATGCTAGGCACAGTAAAAACTGCTTTCACCGTGCAGAATTAGACTTATTTCCCATCGGTCTCACGTACTCTGTGCAGTTCCACAGTACAGAAGGGGAGAAGTCTAACCCCATATCCCATCAAGGTCACCATGAGGACAATTCATGACTATAACTTTCTGAGAGTgactgcattacatttacatttatatatacatttagcagacgcttttaatgtacaaaagtgcatatagtgggcaagcaggcacaagggcaagcaggcacaagggcaagatgtgtacaggtcatacaatgcggatagtgctgaagctgagcacaaggtcagtgcagtgagacagaactaatctgatctaaggttacataagGTTACatatctgatctaaggttacataaggttacatatatcagatacagtcactgggacaataaagtgctgctattCTATCTATGCCAAAAACAcgctacaaatacaacgtaagaggtagtgctacaagtacgagccaagaatTGATGCTCCTCCAATGGCTGCCAGTAACAGCTCATATCTGTTTGAAAACGCTGGTGTTAGCCCACCAGGCAGTGCAGGGAAGGGATCCCCCTTATAATTAATCCATCATCAGACTCCACACACCAGCAAGATCACTCTGTTCCACACCTTCAGGGAGCCTGTCCTTTGGTCATCATGTCGGTGTGTCCTGGCCTCGgtgtggtggaatgaacttcctaTGGCAGTCAGGACAGTGGAGTTCCTGGCCGTCTCCCATCACAGACTGAAAGGCCCACCTCTTTAAACTGCACTTTGGTTGCTCTACCGAAAACATtctgtttgcatatttttactGTGGGGTCTATAGCACTGCACTTACGTTATCCAGGCATATACCTACTGTGCTAGTTGTCACAGCACAGTCTAAGGAGCTGACATTTAAATGTGGTCAGTTGGCGCTTGTGTGTACGGTCTTTCATGCCTCTTTATATGAGTTTATGagttactctggataacagtgttgCTAAGAGATTTCATGCCAGTATAAATGTAGCCAATGGGCCCAACACTAATAAATGCCACCCTCATATGGTCATGCTATGCAACTGCACTGATGTTGCTGAACTAACTTTTGCCCTTTTTTGTAGATGATAAAAAGGTATTTCAGAAGTCCTCCAAAAGATGGTTTCGCTCATTTCATGAGCCTCAGAAAGCTTTCAAGAAACACATACTTCTTCCATTAAAGCAACAGTAGGTAATACCGTTTGAAATGAAGTGCTTCAAAGTGTACTCAACAAACAAATTTTACACAATGAACAGGTTAGAGGGAGATAAAGGCTGGTCACTAAAGCAATACACTTGAATATTTTAACCATTTGAATTTCACAATAGGGGCTCTGCTTCACAACATTCTAACATTACCGGTGTGGATGTTCCAACTTCTGCTGGAGTAGTTTGGCCTTTACCCAGTCCAAAGCAGGCTAAcccacacaacaaaacaaacacactccacaGTACTTTACACTGTTTCACGGTTTTATTGTTGTACTCAAAAGGTAACTGTTACATTGCCTGGACCTCTAGTGCATTATTGTTTCTAAAGAACATTCCCCTGTGaactctgacagagagagctggTAGATCTGTGTAACAGGCTTGTATTTTACTGCAGAGATATGACGAgtgacacatgtacacacggACACGCTGGAGTGCTTCACAGACGGGGGTCGGGAGGTTTCGGGGGGTCTAAGTGCTGCCACGGGGGCCGTCGGGGTGCTAGTCAGACGCTCAGGAAGGAGACGGCGGTGTCACgctcctccaccagctccgCTGCTGTGGCGTCCATCTTACCGCGAGAGAAGTCATTTATCTCCAGCCCCTCCACGATCTTCCATGACTTATCCTGAGAAAACGGCAGGCAAAGACCACTTCGTTTTTATTAAAGCAGGTGGGTTTTCatgactttattgtcatttagcagacgctcttattctgagcgacttacaaagtgtacagtttttacactttgtacattcatacagctgcatatttgctgaggcagctctgtgagaagtaccttgcccaaggctatAGCAGCAGCACCTGAGCAGGtaatcaaaccagtaaccttctggttacgagccctgctccttactgctatgctacaccctttattttaaatttatttttatttttataaagctGAGTGTAATGTGTCCATGATTAAGGTGGTTGACAGAAAGTAACAATGACTTAACATGCACAGCTCCTCACCTAATCGAGCATGTGTGATGTACACTCAAAAGCACAATGAGGgcaggaaaaggaaataatCCTGTCAGAAATAAACATTAGTGCTGCACTGCGGCAGCTGGTTGTCAGGCTCTTACCTTGATCATCACAGGGAATGAGTAGATGAGGTCATCTGGGACACCATAGGAGTTTCCGTTAGAGTAGACGCCCATGGAGATATACTCGCCctagagaacagagagaggcctgTCATGAGTTcccatggaaacacacacagcactccaTTCCAGATCAAACATGTATTCAATGTGCACGGACTGCTGTAGCAGTGACACCGGCTAAAGCACCATCCCTCCCACCCAAGAGAAGCTTACAGAGGACCCTGCTAACCTCAGGAGTGCCGAACCAGATATCCCTCATGTGGTCACAGATAGCCTTGGCAGCCGACATGGCGCTGGAGAGCTTCCTGGCCTTGATAACGGCTGCCCCACGCTGCTGAactgtctgcagagagagagagagagagagagagagagagagagcacagctccGAGTAactcacacaggagagagagcacagctccGAGTACactcacaggagagagagcacagctccGAGTACactcacaggagagagagcacagctccgagtacactcacacaggagagagagcacagctccgagtacactcacacaggagagagagcacagctccGAGTACactcacaggagagagagcacagctccgagtacactcacacaggagagagagcacagcgtGGTCACATACGTCCAAAGCACAGCATGACAGCCCACCCAATTCTGAGCCAGGCACAGTCGTGTCGATTACCTCTAGTTTACGAATAAGAGCCTCTTTAAGACTCTTTAAATCTTTCAGATTTCTGTAAGCCTGCTTCACATGAGGTCTCCTCTCTGATCCACTGCCATAATAACACAGGTAAGAGCTGACAGCCCAAACAGccaagaaataaaaattaaaagtaaaaattatTAAAGCTGACAGCCAGGAATACACAGcaggtaaaattaaaaaaaatccaaaaccaGTATAAACAGCTGATAGACATATAAAACTCCAAACAGAAAGTAAGCAGCTGCACTCACAGAGATGAAATCTCCCTTTATCCAGCAGTCATCTTTCACAGCGTCGAAGGCGGCCATCTCCTTGCCCTGAACATTGACCTTGGCGTGGTGGATATCGGGGTACTGGGTGGAGGAGTGGTTTCCCCAGATGATGACATTCTTCACGCTGTCAGCGGGCACTCCAACACGCATGGCCACCTGGAGTCCAGAGAACCAGCAAggcacacattaacacattagGGACTGGCAGCCATGACCAGGATTTACCTCAAGGGGCTTCAGGTATGTTTCTGATACATACATCTGCATAAAGGCCTTTACTGTCAAAACTCCAGGACTCACACTACTGGCCTTGTACGCCACTGTATAAGGCAAGGATTGTTTGTGCCAAATGTGCAACATCTTAACTAGCTTTCCCACCCAAGGGAGCTCCTCTGGACCCTGGAGCAGAATTCTGCCTGGGATCCCAGGTGAGTccgggggggtgtgtgtgtgtagggggggggggggtgcagaccTGAGAGCGGGCCCTGTTGTGGTCCAGACGGGTCAGGCAGGAGAAGTTCTCCTTGGGGATGGACGGGGCAGACTTAGCAGCGATCAGGCAGTTGGTGTTTGCTGGGTTTCCAACCACCAGGACCTaagagatgggagagagggaacggCAGGTAAACGCAGAGTTCTAGCCTTGCTTCTAGAAAACTCAGAAcctactgtgtatgtgtgtgtgtgtgtgtgtgcgtaattGAAACAACTCTTTCAGGAACACAAAAGGCGGCCAAATCTTCTGTTGGATCACTAAAGCTTGTGCTGCACATCAAAATGCTCAAGCATGAACAGGAAGCAGGggcttctgctgcagctgctgcaggaaatCCCAATCCTTTAAACTCTCTTTCAAACACAAGCCAGCCAATGAGGCTCCTTTCAGATGAGGTCATGGAAACGGTGTAAATCACAGGGtgagaagcccccccccccccattctttCCAGCGCTGAAGGCACTCACTTATCAAAACGACTCAATGCAAAACACACGCGTTCAAGGGCAGGAGTCTGCTGCCCGGTTTtccacaggagagagaggactctgCCCGGCAATCTTAACCATCTCAGGCATCTTAATCATGTACAGTACGAAAGCCACAGGTCACCGCTATGGCAGAACGCAATCGGCTTACAGTGCGGACCAGGTCCGCGCGCTACATCAATGCTGCATCTACACGCCAATATCAGACATTCCCCAGGCCCGAGTCTGCAATGGGCATGAGACAGAGGGCAGCTCGCTGTGACAGACACAGCGCAACCCGTTTAGTCAGGAGGGGTGTGACTCCTAGGGcttagggcagcagtgtggcatagtggtaaggagcaggactggtaactgaaaggttgctagttcgtttcccaatggggcgctgctgctgtacccttgggcaaggtacttaacccacgattgcctcagtaaatatctagccgTCTAaatggataagagtgtctggtaaataccaataatgtaatgtaagggaATGCAATGTAGCCCCGGCCACTGCAGCGTCAGTCACCTTGACAGTCTTCTTGGCGTACTTCTCCAGAGCCGCCCCCTGGGACTTGAAGATGGCCACGTTGGCCTTCAGTAAGTCCTTCCTCTCCATACCCTCCTTCCGAGGCATGGAGCCCACCAGGATGGCAGCATCCAGGTCCTTGAAACCCACCTCTTCCTGGTCTGTTGGAATGACCTCTGTGGAAGGTCCAGAGACATCAGCTAAACCGTGGCACTTTTGATCAGGTGGaatgtaatcaaatgtaattgcctacccattacatttcaatttatGCCATCAAATGTTCCAGTTTTGTCCTGGCAAGCACTTGCCAAATGTTAGCGAAAGGTAGCAAAAGTGACCAATGGAAGTCTGACAAATGTAAACCACTGCAGCAGGGCAACTGAGACATGGATTAAAGTCAAATCCATCTTTCCAGCTGAAACCTGAGGAAAAGCCACACACAGATTCTTCTAAATTACAGCCCAGACGAGTGTCAAAGATAGATAGAgaaaagagacacagacagagatacagacttCACTACAGACACCTTCATTCTGCACCTGCTAGGTTTGGATTAACTGTTACCTAAGAACTGaaaagagccaatcagagagcaccATATTCCCCGTGTCATCGTCAGTGATGAAAAGTTCTACCAGAGGCTTCTCACGCCACCCTACAGCTCAGTCCTGGCTGAAGACACGGTGGGATCAGATTCCAAACTTTTCCATACCATGAAGAGACCTCCGTGCACAGAACTGTGCGTCTTGGCAGGCTTACCCCTCAGAAGTGGGAGAGCACAGTCCTGCAGCTCCATAACAACACCTTCAAGGACTGGCAGCATGGGGGGGATGTCCAGGAGGACAAGGATGAGAGGCTAGccatgagacagacagagaccaaAAACAAATTACTCAGGGGAGTACACTGTACAGTGCTACAGCCACACATTAACTGGTCTAAAAATATAAGACTGACATCTTTTGGCTCACAAATTGAAAAGCAtctcattaataaaatatgcagGTATACAAGTTGGAACCTGGTTTTGCAGGTTTACCAACAAGGCCATGAGCAATCCGGTCATGTCAGACATCATAGCAACAGCTAACTCTTTGTGCCAACATAATGACTGTTTCAATTAAGATTGTAGAGGAAAGCATGCAACTGCTGGCAGGTAGCCTACATTCTAATTTTTCCTCCAATTTCGCAAGGTGCCAACAAGCAAATTGGTATTTTGGCTAAAATCTATTCCAGTCTCCAGCCTGGAGCCAGGTGAAACAAGAACGCATGTAGTGAAAGTTGTTATTACCTGATCTTTGCCGAAGACATCACCCTTAGCGATGGAGTACAGGAGAGAATAGGCGATCTGGCCGGCGGCACCGGTCACCAAAACTCGAATGGGgtcagactgcagagagaagaCGCGCGCCAATTAGAGCGGCAGTAATTAGCCTGCGCGACAGCAGCGGACACGCAGCACTGTGCGGCTGGAATAAAGACGGATTTACCCACTGACAAGGTGCACTggtgcatttaaaaatagctgCTCCGCAGTTTGGGGCGCGACATCCGAGTGACGTAGCAAGTGAAGATATTTATaaactgacagaaaacacaatCCCTTTTCTTTCAAtccaattagctagctaatgtaacTCATCGGCGTGCAAACATATAGTAGCCAGACTAGCTACCTAGATAAAACTTAAGTACCCATcttaaaaaatgcattgaaattatTCGGTGCATACTGAAACATTATCACGAATGAAGGAAACGTCACACCCTCTACATTTTCAGTTGTAACTAAACCCATGCTAGCTGGATCGCCAGCTGTGGCCTATATTCGTGAATGAATGAAGGGGATTTCTTGTTAAAACAAATCCTTACGATAACAAACTTTGAATAAACAAGACTACTTAGACGGCCCTGCAACTGCAAAAACAACGGGATGTTTCCCACGACCGGCTGCAATGAATGTAGTCTAACCAATCGGTAACCAAGAAAGTTAACCAAGGATAGTGCGAACAACTTTATTATCTAAATAACTGATTTTGTGAATGGCGTTGCTCTTATTTAGGCTATATCACACATGTGGCAATGCGCCATTTTATAAAAATAGCAACATGTACACGATCGACATCCTTAGCTAGCACTAGCCAGGTGGCAAACTTAAAATCCTGCAAACGCGACTATCCTTCCTACCCAGATATCTGAGGTTTACTAACGTTACCTAGCGAAGAAGCTAGCAAGCCATTGATTTTCTGAAAAGATGTTGCAGCTAAAATGCTGCCAGACcaacagttttaaaacaaacccTGTTTAACATTAAATGTCATCTATGCCACGACCTTCCCTGCCTCCACTGACATATTCACGTTCTGCAGCTAACTCTCTCGTGCACtgattattattgattatttgcACTGATTATTTCATAGGAACATAATGCATTACGCCTTACCATTGTTATGTGTCCTGATCTGCTGCAAGACTGAAGCCGTACTCCCACTTCTCATTCGCGAGGAGGGTC contains the following coding sequences:
- the mdh1ab gene encoding malate dehydrogenase 1Ab, NAD (soluble), with product MSDPIRVLVTGAAGQIAYSLLYSIAKGDVFGKDQPLILVLLDIPPMLPVLEGVVMELQDCALPLLREVIPTDQEEVGFKDLDAAILVGSMPRKEGMERKDLLKANVAIFKSQGAALEKYAKKTVKVLVVGNPANTNCLIAAKSAPSIPKENFSCLTRLDHNRARSQVAMRVGVPADSVKNVIIWGNHSSTQYPDIHHAKVNVQGKEMAAFDAVKDDCWIKGDFISTVQQRGAAVIKARKLSSAMSAAKAICDHMRDIWFGTPEGEYISMGVYSNGNSYGVPDDLIYSFPVMIKDKSWKIVEGLEINDFSRGKMDATAAELVEERDTAVSFLSV